Proteins encoded in a region of the Neodiprion lecontei isolate iyNeoLeco1 chromosome 5, iyNeoLeco1.1, whole genome shotgun sequence genome:
- the LOC124294507 gene encoding cytochrome P450 4C1-like isoform X1, translated as MDLLTVATLSVACIVLYRIINVAFKVLKIVLLSDFPSNAEELPSLPFVGHAYLFIGDTEAMFNRVIELGKIYPTSFRFSFGHNSTYFTTYPKHIKEILLSPKTIEKNYFYEFGRPWMGDGLITAPASKWEVHRKLMQPSFNSVALKSFVKTFVTQSVILANKMERHLDGPEFKICRYVSLCSLDTICVTAMGINLKAQESEECRYDEAIQKVMAGCAKRAVSPWLYPDFIFYCTQLGKDQTKYIKYMHDLTDEVIRQKKAEIVRRGDQRVSADEERDADDDSTAGPQILIENLFRLSDDNKTLTDKEVRDHVDTMIAAGSDTTAITMNYVFLMLASHQDIQEKVYQELCDIFGEHVLNDDSEELHITMDVLARMAYMERVIKETMRLFVVGPTTFRKATEDLDLGQCTLPKGSSVIINVMGVHRSEKYWPDPLKFDPDRFLPERFAKQEPYSYLPFSGGRRNCLGAKYAMMFMKTMTTIILRKYVLSKDKVVPVEDVRLRIDFLLKSVEPDTVRIKRRAKQHASWKSSIACE; from the exons ATGGACCTTTTGACGGTAGCCACGCTTTCGGTGGCATGCATCGTGTTGTACCGGATAATCAACGTCGCATTCAAggtgttgaaaattgtattgCTCTCCGATTTCCCGTCTAATGCTGAGGAACTTCCAAGTCTGCCTTTCGTAGGTCATGCGTATCTCTTCATTGGTGACACTGAAG CTATGTTCAACAGGGTTATTGAACTGGGGAAAATTTATCCTACATCGTTTCGATTTTCGTTTGGTCACAATTCAACGTACTTCACAACTTACCCTAAACATATAAAG GAGATACTCCTCAGTCCGAAGACCATTGAGAAAAACTACTTCTACGAATTCGGGCGACCTTGGATGGGGGACGGATTAATCACCGCTCCTG cCTCAAAATGGGAAGTGCACCGGAAGCTGATGCAGCCGTCCTTCAATTCCGTGGCTCTTAAATCTTTCGTCAAAACATTTGTCACTCAGTCAGTGATACTGGCCAATAAGATGGAGCGGCACTTGGACGGACCAGAATTCAAAATATGCCGATACGTTTCTCTGTGTTCATTGGACACAATTTGCG TGACGGCCATGGGCATAAATTTGAAAGCACAGGAGAGCGAGGAATGTCGGTACGACGAAGCGATTCAGAA GGTGATGGCTGGTTGCGCCAAACGAGCCGTTAGTCCTTGGTTGTACCCGGACTTTATTTTCTACTGTACGCAACTTGGCAAGGATCAGACAAAATACATCAAGTATATGCACGACTTGACTGACGAA GTGATACGACAGAAGAAGGCAGAAATCGTCCGGCGTGGTGATCAACGAGTATCAGCCGATGAAGAACGAGATGCAGATG ATGATTCCACAGCTGGACCTCAGATACTGATAGAAAATCTCTTCAGACTGTCCGACGACAACAAAACGCTGACGGATAAAGAGGTCCGGGATCATGTTGATACGATGATCGCAGCT GGCAGCGATACAACGGCCATCACGATGAACTACGTGTTTTTGATGCTAGCATCCCATCAAGACATTCAG GAAAAAGTGTACCAGGAATTGTGCGACATCTTCGGAGAACATGTATTAAACGACGACAGTGAAGAGTTGCACATCACGATGGACGTCTTGGCGAGAATGGCGTACATGGAGAGAGTGATCAAAGAAACTATGCGCCTGTTTGTCGTTGGACCCACGACCTTCCGGAAGGCAACGGAGGATCTGGATTTAG GTCAGTGTACTTTGCCAAAAGGGAGTTCGGTTATTATTAACGTTATGGGAGTTCACAGAAGTGAGAAGTACTGGCCCGACCCTCTGAAATTTGATCCAGACAGATTCTTACCTGAACGGTTTGCAAAACAAGAACCGTACTCCTACTTGCCGTTCAGTGGTGGTCGAAGAAATTGTCTCG GAGCCAAGTACGCTATGATGTTTATGAAGACAATGACCACAATCATTCTCCGAAAATATGTTTTATCGAAGGATAAAGTGGTACCGGTCGAAGATGTGCGGCtaagaattgattttttactgAAATCTGTTGAACCTGACACTGTACGGATTAAGAGACGCGCGAAACAGCATGCCTCTTGGAAAAGCAGCATTGCCTGCGAATAA
- the LOC124294507 gene encoding cytochrome P450 4C1-like isoform X3 — MGDGLITAPASKWEVHRKLMQPSFNSVALKSFVKTFVTQSVILANKMERHLDGPEFKICRYVSLCSLDTICVTAMGINLKAQESEECRYDEAIQKVMAGCAKRAVSPWLYPDFIFYCTQLGKDQTKYIKYMHDLTDEVIRQKKAEIVRRGDQRVSADEERDADDDSTAGPQILIENLFRLSDDNKTLTDKEVRDHVDTMIAAGSDTTAITMNYVFLMLASHQDIQEKVYQELCDIFGEHVLNDDSEELHITMDVLARMAYMERVIKETMRLFVVGPTTFRKATEDLDLGQCTLPKGSSVIINVMGVHRSEKYWPDPLKFDPDRFLPERFAKQEPYSYLPFSGGRRNCLGAKYAMMFMKTMTTIILRKYVLSKDKVVPVEDVRLRIDFLLKSVEPDTVRIKRRAKQHASWKSSIACE, encoded by the exons ATGGGGGACGGATTAATCACCGCTCCTG cCTCAAAATGGGAAGTGCACCGGAAGCTGATGCAGCCGTCCTTCAATTCCGTGGCTCTTAAATCTTTCGTCAAAACATTTGTCACTCAGTCAGTGATACTGGCCAATAAGATGGAGCGGCACTTGGACGGACCAGAATTCAAAATATGCCGATACGTTTCTCTGTGTTCATTGGACACAATTTGCG TGACGGCCATGGGCATAAATTTGAAAGCACAGGAGAGCGAGGAATGTCGGTACGACGAAGCGATTCAGAA GGTGATGGCTGGTTGCGCCAAACGAGCCGTTAGTCCTTGGTTGTACCCGGACTTTATTTTCTACTGTACGCAACTTGGCAAGGATCAGACAAAATACATCAAGTATATGCACGACTTGACTGACGAA GTGATACGACAGAAGAAGGCAGAAATCGTCCGGCGTGGTGATCAACGAGTATCAGCCGATGAAGAACGAGATGCAGATG ATGATTCCACAGCTGGACCTCAGATACTGATAGAAAATCTCTTCAGACTGTCCGACGACAACAAAACGCTGACGGATAAAGAGGTCCGGGATCATGTTGATACGATGATCGCAGCT GGCAGCGATACAACGGCCATCACGATGAACTACGTGTTTTTGATGCTAGCATCCCATCAAGACATTCAG GAAAAAGTGTACCAGGAATTGTGCGACATCTTCGGAGAACATGTATTAAACGACGACAGTGAAGAGTTGCACATCACGATGGACGTCTTGGCGAGAATGGCGTACATGGAGAGAGTGATCAAAGAAACTATGCGCCTGTTTGTCGTTGGACCCACGACCTTCCGGAAGGCAACGGAGGATCTGGATTTAG GTCAGTGTACTTTGCCAAAAGGGAGTTCGGTTATTATTAACGTTATGGGAGTTCACAGAAGTGAGAAGTACTGGCCCGACCCTCTGAAATTTGATCCAGACAGATTCTTACCTGAACGGTTTGCAAAACAAGAACCGTACTCCTACTTGCCGTTCAGTGGTGGTCGAAGAAATTGTCTCG GAGCCAAGTACGCTATGATGTTTATGAAGACAATGACCACAATCATTCTCCGAAAATATGTTTTATCGAAGGATAAAGTGGTACCGGTCGAAGATGTGCGGCtaagaattgattttttactgAAATCTGTTGAACCTGACACTGTACGGATTAAGAGACGCGCGAAACAGCATGCCTCTTGGAAAAGCAGCATTGCCTGCGAATAA
- the LOC124294507 gene encoding cytochrome P450 4C1-like isoform X2, with translation MDLLTVATLSVACIVLYRIINVAFKVLKIVLLSDFPSNAEELPSLPFVGHAYLFIGDTEAMFNRVIELGKIYPTSFRFSFGHNSTYFTTYPKHIKEILLSPKTIEKNYFYEFGRPWMGDGLITAPASKWEVHRKLMQPSFNSVALKSFVKTFVTQSVILANKMERHLDGPEFKICRYVSLCSLDTICVTAMGINLKAQESEECRYDEAIQKVMAGCAKRAVSPWLYPDFIFYCTQLGKDQTKYIKYMHDLTDEVIRQKKAEIVRRGDQRVSADEERDADAGPQILIENLFRLSDDNKTLTDKEVRDHVDTMIAAGSDTTAITMNYVFLMLASHQDIQEKVYQELCDIFGEHVLNDDSEELHITMDVLARMAYMERVIKETMRLFVVGPTTFRKATEDLDLGQCTLPKGSSVIINVMGVHRSEKYWPDPLKFDPDRFLPERFAKQEPYSYLPFSGGRRNCLGAKYAMMFMKTMTTIILRKYVLSKDKVVPVEDVRLRIDFLLKSVEPDTVRIKRRAKQHASWKSSIACE, from the exons ATGGACCTTTTGACGGTAGCCACGCTTTCGGTGGCATGCATCGTGTTGTACCGGATAATCAACGTCGCATTCAAggtgttgaaaattgtattgCTCTCCGATTTCCCGTCTAATGCTGAGGAACTTCCAAGTCTGCCTTTCGTAGGTCATGCGTATCTCTTCATTGGTGACACTGAAG CTATGTTCAACAGGGTTATTGAACTGGGGAAAATTTATCCTACATCGTTTCGATTTTCGTTTGGTCACAATTCAACGTACTTCACAACTTACCCTAAACATATAAAG GAGATACTCCTCAGTCCGAAGACCATTGAGAAAAACTACTTCTACGAATTCGGGCGACCTTGGATGGGGGACGGATTAATCACCGCTCCTG cCTCAAAATGGGAAGTGCACCGGAAGCTGATGCAGCCGTCCTTCAATTCCGTGGCTCTTAAATCTTTCGTCAAAACATTTGTCACTCAGTCAGTGATACTGGCCAATAAGATGGAGCGGCACTTGGACGGACCAGAATTCAAAATATGCCGATACGTTTCTCTGTGTTCATTGGACACAATTTGCG TGACGGCCATGGGCATAAATTTGAAAGCACAGGAGAGCGAGGAATGTCGGTACGACGAAGCGATTCAGAA GGTGATGGCTGGTTGCGCCAAACGAGCCGTTAGTCCTTGGTTGTACCCGGACTTTATTTTCTACTGTACGCAACTTGGCAAGGATCAGACAAAATACATCAAGTATATGCACGACTTGACTGACGAA GTGATACGACAGAAGAAGGCAGAAATCGTCCGGCGTGGTGATCAACGAGTATCAGCCGATGAAGAACGAGATGCAGATG CTGGACCTCAGATACTGATAGAAAATCTCTTCAGACTGTCCGACGACAACAAAACGCTGACGGATAAAGAGGTCCGGGATCATGTTGATACGATGATCGCAGCT GGCAGCGATACAACGGCCATCACGATGAACTACGTGTTTTTGATGCTAGCATCCCATCAAGACATTCAG GAAAAAGTGTACCAGGAATTGTGCGACATCTTCGGAGAACATGTATTAAACGACGACAGTGAAGAGTTGCACATCACGATGGACGTCTTGGCGAGAATGGCGTACATGGAGAGAGTGATCAAAGAAACTATGCGCCTGTTTGTCGTTGGACCCACGACCTTCCGGAAGGCAACGGAGGATCTGGATTTAG GTCAGTGTACTTTGCCAAAAGGGAGTTCGGTTATTATTAACGTTATGGGAGTTCACAGAAGTGAGAAGTACTGGCCCGACCCTCTGAAATTTGATCCAGACAGATTCTTACCTGAACGGTTTGCAAAACAAGAACCGTACTCCTACTTGCCGTTCAGTGGTGGTCGAAGAAATTGTCTCG GAGCCAAGTACGCTATGATGTTTATGAAGACAATGACCACAATCATTCTCCGAAAATATGTTTTATCGAAGGATAAAGTGGTACCGGTCGAAGATGTGCGGCtaagaattgattttttactgAAATCTGTTGAACCTGACACTGTACGGATTAAGAGACGCGCGAAACAGCATGCCTCTTGGAAAAGCAGCATTGCCTGCGAATAA